One window of Biomphalaria glabrata chromosome 6, xgBioGlab47.1, whole genome shotgun sequence genomic DNA carries:
- the LOC106057536 gene encoding bone morphogenetic protein 7-like has protein sequence MKFLFILIFIFFTTLKAMPPSYFIDNQLGQSVPLTNVQHREREELRKELLLLMGLPKKPKVKAQIKHIQSASTFMYDLYETMSETNDPGLRNQPSAPKAKAERSDMIVSYVNMPHKVRYPRNERDRVFYFDFQVSDGERVKSAELRLYKEAVRGEASNEFTLNLYDIKVVLEDASKGLELEATLKTYPSKRGWISLDVTQVVQIWELFPLSNNGLYLKVTNATGHGIEPRHTGIIGNKGPPEKQAFLVTYMESSSKLLRKRRSLRNRLRKEPQFSIKEVPYSVPSIQNVWNEGVCRWHNFYISFRDIGFDDKFLIAPEGYYASFCAGQCQFPMDVNSNATNHAVMQMLVHTIRPEAAPVPCCAPKDYGSISLLYYDDKSSVVLRRFKDMVVRTCGCQ, from the coding sequence ATGAAGTTTTTGTTCATCTtgatctttatattttttactacTCTAAAAGCCATGCCCCCTTCCTATTTCATAGACAACCAACTCGGTCAGTCTGTACCTTTGACCAACGTCCAGCACAGGGAGAGAGAAGAGCTTAGAAAAGAACTGCTGCTGCTCATGGGGCTGCCCAAAAAGCCAAAGGTCAAAGCCCAAATCAAGCACATTCAGTCAGCTTCTACTTTTATGTATGATCTCTACGAGACAATGTCGGAGACGAATGACCCGGGTCTCAGAAACCAGCCCTCTGCGCCCAAAGCCAAAGCTGAACGTTCAGACATGATCGTGAGCTATGTCAACATGCCCCACAAAGTTCGCTACCCGAGAAACGAGCGGGACCGCGTTTTTTACTTCGACTTCCAGGTGTCTGATGGCGAGCGCGTGAAATCCGCAGAGCTACGCCTGTACAAAGAGGCAGTCAGAGGCGAAGCTTCCAACGAGTTCACTCTAAACCTGTACGATATCAAGGTAGTCTTAGAAGATGCCTCCAAAGGACTGGAGTTAGAAGCCACCCTGAAAACATATCCTAGCAAAAGGGGCTGGATCAGTCTGGACGTGACGCAAGTCGTGCAAATCTGGGAGCTTTTCCCGCTTTCAAACAATGGTCTTTATCTCAAAGTGACCAACGCGACTGGACACGGTATCGAGCCGAGGCATACAGGAATCATAGGCAATAAAGGGCCTCCTGAAAAGCAAGCTTTTTTGGTCACCTACATGGAATCATCTTCCAAACTTTTACGAAAACGAAGATCTTTGAGGAACAGGCTGAGAAAAGAGCCCCAATTCTCCATAAAAGAAGTTCCCTATTCTGTCCCGAGCATCCAAAACGTCTGGAACGAAGGTGTCTGCAGGTGGCACAACTTCTACATCAGCTTCCGGGACATTGGGTTCGATGACAAGTTTCTGATCGCCCCCGAAGGGTACTACGCCTCTTTCTGCGCCGGCCAGTGCCAGTTCCCCATGGACGTCAACTCTAACGCCACCAACCACGCCGTTATGCAGATGCTGGTGCACACCATAAGACCAGAGGCGGCGCCGGTGCCGTGCTGTGCGCCCAAAGACTACGGGAGTATCTCGCTGCTGTACTACGATGACAAGTCCAGTGTGGTGCTGAGGAGGTTCAAGGACATGGTAGTGAGAACCTGTGGATGCCAGTAA